The Bos javanicus breed banteng chromosome 11, ARS-OSU_banteng_1.0, whole genome shotgun sequence genome includes a window with the following:
- the LOC133257087 gene encoding enhancer of rudimentary homolog translates to MSHTILLVQPTKRPEGRTYADYESVNECMEGVCKMYEEYLKRMNPNSPSITYDISQLFDFIDDLADLSCLVYRADTQTYQPYNKDWIKEKIYVLLHGQAQQAGK, encoded by the coding sequence ATGTCTCACACCATCTTGCTGGTACAGCCTACCAAGAGGCCAGAAGGCAGAACTTACGCTGACTATGAATCTGTGAATGAGTGTATGGAAGGTGTTTGTAAAATGTATGAAGAATATCTGAAGAGAATGAATCCCAACAGCCCCTCTATCACATATGATATCAGTCAGTTGTTTGATTTTATTGATGACCTGGCAGACCTCAGCTGCCTTGTTTACCGAGCTGATACCCAGACATACCAGCCTTATAACAAAGATTGGATTAAAGAGAAGATCTACGTGCTCCTTCATGGACAGGCCCAACAGGCTGGGAAATAG